The genomic stretch CTGAGAGACGTTGAGTGAGGAGTCGGCGCCGAGGACCCTGGCGTGCATGTCGAAGCCGGTGGAGAAGCAGGAGTGGTTCCGGGTCGCCGAAGCCTTCGAGGCGAGCGGGCTGACGCAGAAGGCGTTCTCGCGGCAAAGAGGGCTGCGGCTCAGCACGTTGCAGTCGTGGGTGTGCCGGCGTCGACGTCAGTAGTCCGAGAAGCCGGAGCAGGTGCGCCTGCTGCCGGTGGAGGTAGCTGTCGCGCCGCAGCTGAGTACGAAGCTGCTCGAGGTGGTGCTGGCCAGCGGAGCGCGCCTGCGGTTCTCGTAACCGTCCGGCCAGTGACGTGGCGTGAGCGGTTGCAGACGGACGAGGACCGTGGTCGGCGTACGCCGTGAGGATTCAGAGACTGGGCTGGAGGCGTGAGTCGGGCGGGTCGGCGGCGCGTCGCCGCTTCCACTCGTGGAAGGTGATCTGCCCCCGTTCTTCGGACCACGCGTTACGAGAGTCCTGCGGCGCTGCTGATGCCGTGCTCGGAGGCGGCGCTGAGGAAGGCGGCCCTGGGCCGGAAGAATTTCCTCTTCGTCGGCCACGAGGCCGCGGGCGAAAACCTCGCGGGCCGCTACGCCCTGGTTGCCACCTGCGAGGCCAACCAAGTCAATCCCGAGGCGTACCTCGCGGACGTCCTGCTGCGTGTGCAGTCGCACCCCAACTCGCGCATCAGTGTGAGCTGCAGCCTCGTAACCGACCGACGTAACCGTCCGGCCAGTGATGTGGCGCGAGAGGTTGCAGGCGGACGAGTAGCGTGTTCGGCGGGCGCCGCGACGAGCGAGCTGTTCAGATGCAGAGCTGGAGAGGTGAGTTGGGCGGGTCGGCGATACGCCGTCGCTTCCACTCGTGGGGCAGCAGTTCGTCGATGCGGGAGTTGGGGTGCGTCTGAACGCGCAGCAGGACGTCCGCGAGGTATGCCTCGGGATTGACTTGGTTGGCCTCACAGGTGGCCACCAGCGCGTAGAGACCGGCCAGGTTCTCCCCCGCGGCCTCGTGGCCGACGAAGAGAAAATTCTTCCTCCCCAGGGCGGCCTTTCTCAGCGCCGCCTCCGCGCGGTTGTTGTCCAGGGGTAGGCGCTCATTCTCGACGAAGCGCGTGAGGGCCGCCCACTGCTTGAGGGCGTAGGAAATAGCCTGGCCCAGCGGACTCTTGGGTGGGTGCCGCGGCGTCTGTTCTTCAAGCCAGACGTGCAGTCGCGCGAGGACGGGGGCGCTGTGCAATTGGCGCAGAGCGCGGTGGGCGGCGGTGCGCACCACGTCCGCGCCTCTCGCCTGGGCCTCCACTCGGTAGAGTTCGAGGATGAGGTCCATGGCATGGCGCGCTTCGGGCGCGGTGGCCAGCGCGTCGAAGAATCGGCGGCGGCAATGCGCCCAGCAGCCGACGCGCACCCGGCCCTGGGGCAGCGTCACCGCGTTGTAGCCGGTGTATGCGTCCACCACGAGCGCACTCGAGGTACCTCCCAGGACTTCCTTGGGCGTCCTGCTCGCCCGGCCCATGCTGAAGCGGTAACCAATGAGCCACTCACCGGCTTCGTTCTGGGTGAGGAAAGTCCAGAGGTAACCCAGCCGCGTCTTCTTCACGTCCAGCACGCGCAGAGGCGTCTCGTCCGCCCACACCACGTCCGCGGCTGCAATGCATTGCAGCAGGTGCTGCGACAGCGGCAGCAGCACCGAGGCGGCTTGGTGGAAGAGGTCCGTCAGCGTGCTGCGACTCATGGGGACGCCACTGCGCTCAACACGTTGGGCCAGCCGGTGCAGCGGCATGGCGTCGGCACACTTCGACGTCACCACATGCGCGATGAAGCCCGGGCCGTACTCGCCCCTGTCCACTACTCTGGCCGGAGGCGGGGCGGTGACGACGCCCCGGCCGCACGCGCACGCCAGCACTTCCTGCACGTGCACTTGCTTCTCGAAGCGCGCCGGCACGTACTCGTACAGCACCGAAGCGCGGCCCTTGCCCAGTGGCTTCATGTCCTCGCCGCCACACGCAGGGCAGTGGCGCGCCTCGGTTGGCACCGCGTGGCGAATCTCCCGTGCGGGTGCCTCCTCCGCCTTCCGGGAGGCTCTCTCCCGGCGCTTCTGCTTCGCGGCCTCGGCCCGGGCCGCCGTCGAGTCCGCGTCCCCTCGCAGCTCGGCAGCCACTGTCGGCAACTTCTCCGCCCTGCGGCCGAAGACGTGACGCTGCAGGGCCGCCAACTGCCCCTTGAGTGCGTCCACCTCCCCGCCGATACGGCTCACCTCGGCCTTGAGTTCCTCCGCCTCCTCGCGCCAGGGGCAGAAGTGGTCTTGAGGGAGCTCTCGAGGCACCCAGCTTCAACATGCCTCCGCCACGCTGCGTCCCGGGCCCGGCGCGTCAGGTGCCCGTGCGCCCGGGAGGCGTCCAGGCAGGCTGGCGCCTCACCTGCGCCACGTCAATGCCGTCCAGCAGCATCGCCAACTGCGTGGCGTCCAGGTGCACCACCTGCGCGCCCGCGTCCACCGGTGGTAGGCGGAAGCGGCCCGTCTCCAGCCGCTTGTACAGCAGCACGAAGCCGCCTCGACTCCACGTCAGCACCTTGACTCTGTCGCCCATGCGCGAGACGAAGGCGAAGAGGTGCCCCGAGTAGACGTCCTCGCCCCATGCGCTGCGCACCAGTGCCATCAGGCCGTCAATCGACTTACGCATGTCCACCGGCTCTGTCGCCAGCACCACGCGCACCGAGGCTGGAAGGGCAAACACTGCCTCACCGCCCCAGCGCGGCGACGAGCCGGGCCACGTAGTCGACGTCGGTGCCCTCCTCGAAGCGCACCCGCGCTCCGCTCGCCGTTACCACCTCCAGCATCGACTCCGTCGCCGTGGGCCTCGTCGCGACCTCCACCGGCAGCAGGCGCACTACCTCTGCCTGACTGCCGTGCTGGCGTCGGCGCCGGTACACCCACGACTGCAACGTGCTGAGCCGCACGCCTCGCTGCGAGGAGAACGCTTTTTGCGTCAGTCCGCTCGCCTCGAAGGCTTCGGCGACCCGGAACCACTCCTGCTTCTCCACCGGCTTTGACATTCCCACCAGGGTCCTCGGCGCCGACTCCTCACTCAACGCCTCTCAGCACGTCCTTGGCCGGACGGATACGTATCCATCGCACCCGGTGCGGAAAGGACAACGTCCACTGACGGAAGGGCACGTGCGGCAGCACCCGCTCCACCAGGTGCACCGCCGTCACCTGCGCCCGCTTCGCGTTGCAGGAGGGGCACACCCCTCGCCCCTTGCACGAGAAGGCGACGAGCAGTTCGTCCTTACAACTCTCGCAGCGCACCCGCGCGAATCCGTGCACCAGCACGCCGCACTCCAGGTACCTGGCGAAGTCCCGCTCCACGTACCGGGGTAGGCCGCGCCCCACGTCGCTCGCCTCCGCCAGCAGCGGTGGCAAGGTTCTCCCTCACCGCCTCGTACAGCACCGTCCCCTCCGGCTGCCTCCGCCGGTACGCCCACCCCCGCTCCTCCACCTGCCCCTCCCCAAATCCACCTCGCCAGGGCACACGCTACCGTCAGCCTCCCACGGGCTTCTCGTGAGCCCTGCGAGACTGGGAAACTCGGGCCGCTCGCGCCCGTGAGCGGGTTGACCCTGTGTGGCCGCATGTGCCCCCAGTGTGCCCCTCAAGCGGGGATGAGAACGGGACAAGACGGGGGAAGACGGGATAGGGCGGACCAAACGAACCGACGTCAGATCAAGGCGATAGTGGGTAACAGCGCGCCCTGCTTGGGGTTTCCTATCGCCTTGGCCGTGGGTTCGATTCCCGCCGCCTCCACTTTTTAGTACGTCTTTACGGATGGTTAGCGGCTTCCTCCATCCGTGTTGCACGTATGTCGCACGCGGGCGCAAGCGGCAGGGGCCGGTCGAGAACACCGACCGCCTCTCGCCGCGTGTCGGGGCTCAGGTGGGCGTAGCGCTCGGTCATCTCGATGGTGACGTGTCCCATCAACTCCTGAATGACCTTGAGCGGAACGCCCCGCATGGCGAGGTGGCTAGCATTCCCTTCGAACTTCCGGCCCATTCCTCCCGTGCGCCTCCCATGCGAAATGCCACCCCTTTGAGGAGGCCGTGTGCCCATGAGAGTCGTCGTCGACCTCACCCGCTGCCAGGGGTATGCGCAGTGCGCCTTCCTTGCGCCGAGCGTGTTCAGGATGCAGAGCGGGGATGCGCTGCTGTACGACTCCAACCCCGACGACGCCCTTCGTGAGCAGATCAAGCGAGCCGCTGCGGCGTGCCCCGTCCAGGCCATCCACATTGGCGGGATGGGCACCCTGGCGGCGATGCGGAAAGAGCCTGCACAGCGACGGAAGCCCAGGGGGCCCGTGCGTCTCACCGACGCGGAAGCGGCGTTCAAGCGCGGTGGCCGCATCGTTATCGTCGGCGCATCCCTGGCCGGGTTGACTGCCGCCCTCATGCTCCGCACCCAAGGCTTTGCTGGGTCGTTGACCCTCATCGGGGATGAGGCCTACGACCCGTACGACCGGCCGCCGCTCTCCAAGCAGGTCCTGACAGGTTGGGTGAAGGCAGACCACACCCTATTGCCTTACAGCGACGAGCTCGATGCGGACTGGCACCTGGGAGTCCGTGCCATGGGACTGGACCTGGCCGGCAGGCAGGTCCTCCTTGCTGACGGGAACAGGGTCCAGTTCGACCGGTTGCTGATTGCGACGGGGGCGCGTGCCCGGCCGTGGCCCAACGACGCGGAGGCGTCGCTGGAGGGCGTAGAGGTGGTGCGCACCCGCGACGATGCGGCCCAGTTGCAGCGCCGTCTGGCCGCCAGACCCGGCCGGGTTCTGGTCATCGGCGGCGGGTTCACCGGCTCGGAGGTCGCCTCCGCGTGCCGCGAGCTGGGTCTGCCGGTGACCGTCACGGAGCGGGGGGCCACTCCACTGGTGGGGGCGCTCGGCGGAGTTGTCGGGGCGGTCGCAGCCGCCTTGCAACGCGACCATGGCGTCGACCTGCGCTGCGGCGTCACCGTCACGCGGCTGGAGGGGGATGCAAACGGGAGGCTGCGGCGGGCCCACTTCTCCGACGGCTCGACACTGAACGTCGACGTGGCCGTGGTCGCGCTAGGGGCGATCCGCAACGTGGAGTGGCTGCGCGACTCGGGGCTGGCGGTGACTCGATGGGGGGTGGCCTGTGATGCGGCCTGCCACGCGTTCGACATCAACGGCCTGGTGACCGGGAACATCTTCGTCGCCGGGGACGTGGCCCGCGTCCCTCACCCGATCTACGACTACCAGTTCCTGTCCCTCGAGCACTGGGGCAACGCGGTCACCCAGGCCAAAATTGCGGCCCACAACATGCTCAGCCCGGAAGCGGACCGCTGGCCACACCTGGCCATCCCCACCTTCTGGTCCACGCAATTCGGCGTCAACATCAAATCGGTGGGTGTGCCGACCTTCTCGGACGCGCTCGTCATCACCCAGGGCTCACTCGCCGAGCGCCGATTCGTCGCCGTCTACGGCTACAAGGGGCGTGTCACCGCCGCGGTCGCTTTCGACCAGCCCAAATGGCTGGAGTTCTACCAGGGCTTGATCGATGCGGCCGCGCCGTTCCCGCCCGCCTTCCGCACCGTCCATCAGCCCGCCGAGATGCGGCCCGTCCCTCCCGAATTTCCGAAACGGGCCGTGTCCGACCAGGAGGCCACCGTCATGGTCACCGGCCGTGAACCCTACGAGCGGCGGGTCCGGTGGGTGTACCGGCACCTTTGAGCCGAGTGTCGGCAGCCGCGTCACCCCACCCCTCCAACGGACTCAAGGAGACCGCTTCATGGCACAGGCCAGCATCTTCGAGCAGATCCTCGACCCGGCCAACCGGGCCAACCCCTACCCGCTCTACGCCGAGTTGCGGAAGACTCCCGTGGCGCGCGAGGCCGACGGCACGTACATCGTCAGCACCTACGATGAGATTGTCGCGTTGCTCCACGACCCACGGGTCAGCTCCGACATACGCAACCTCGTCCGGCAGGCCGGTGCCACGCCCTCCCCCCAGGAGGGCCCTCCAGGGCTGCCAGAGCCCTTCATCCGGCGCGACCCTCCCGACCACGACCGGCTCCGGAAGCTGGCGATGAGGCCCTTCGGGCCGCCGCACACCCCCGGACGCATTGATGCCCTTCGTCCCTGGCTGGTCGAGACCACCACGGGCCTGCTTGACGCGCTCGCGGGCAAGAACCAGGTCGACATCGTCGGCGACGTGGCCTACCCATTCCCTGTGACTGTCATCTGCAAGCTGCTGGGAGTCCCTCGCGAGGACGAATCGCGCTTTCACGAGTTGGCCGACGCGGGCATCGAGACCCTTGACCCCACCACAGGGACGATCGAGCAGCGAAAGGCCAAGCGCGACCGGACGAAAGCGGAGCTGGGGCAGTACCTCGCTGCGCTCGCCGATGCCCACCTGCGCCAGCCCGGCGGCGACCTGCTCTCCGGGTTCCTGACGGATAACGGCCCCAACGGGCGGATGTCGCGGGAAGAGGTGTTGAGCACCGCCGCGTTGCTGCTCGTCGCTGGCCATGAGACCACCGTCAACCTCATCGCCAATGGCATGCTCACCCTGCTGCGCCACCCCGGCGTGTTCGAGCGGCTGCGCCGCGAGCCCGAGCTGAGCATCCCGCTGGTCGAGGAGCTGCTGCGCTATGAACCACCGGTGCAGTTCCTGCCTGACCGCGTCACTCTGGCCGACATCGACATTGCCGGCACCACCATTCCCCAGGGCTCGCCGCTCGTGCTGATGCTCGCTGCGGGCAGCCGCGACCCAGAGCGCTTCGACGACCCCGACCGCTTCATGCCCGACCGGCCCAACAACTCGCACCTGGGCTTCGGCAGTGGCATTCACTACTGCTTTGGTGCACCGCTTGCCCGGTTGGAGGCACAGATTGCCTTGACCGAACTCGCCTGCCGCCTTGAGCACCCCAGGCTCGTTGCCGACCCGCCCCCCTACCGGCCCAACCCGACCTTGCGAGGTCCCCTCCACCTCCTCGTCGAGGTCGACGGCATCCGGGCGGCGGGCGTGCGATAGCGTCTGCCCCGGCTCACTGACCAAAGGCGACGGGCTTCGCCATGTTGCACGTATGTCGCAGGAACGTGCGGAATGGGCTGGAACAGGACGGGACGAGACGGGACGCGGCGGGATACCGACTCCTAAGCATTCCGGGCGGTTACGAGGTAAGGGCGCGATTCTGCTAGAGGTTTCGCACCGCCCGGCGCGGGTTCGATTCCCGCCGCCTCCAACTCTCACCGGCGGAGGCTGGTTGCTAACAGGCTCCGGCATGAAAATCTGCGCGGCCTCCGCTCAATATCTTGCCAGCCAGGGCACGCTTGAAGAGCCGTGGACGGTCAAGCAGGTGCTCCCCTGCGCCCCTGCGTCCTTCATTCACATCAACATCGCGTTCACCTCATCCGTGAACGCGTGCTCGTCATCCCCGTGCAGCACCAGCGGCGGCAGCACCGTCAGGTCCGCCCTGCCCGCCTTGACGGCATGGAGCAGCACCCGCTTCGCGGGCCGGTCCGCCAAGGGATGCACGCACCGCACGGTGCGCGGCTCCAACCGGTGAAGCCTCCGCACGGACGTCAGCTCCCCGAACCGTGACGCCGGATACACCATGAACAGCGCGCCGCGCGGCACCAGCAGGTGGTCCGCGGCGCGCACCACGTCCTGGAGCTCACATGTCAGCTCGTGCCAAACAATCACCTTCTCCATGGACATGCTGCTGCGTCCGGATGCTCGCGTCCGATACGACGGATTGCACAGCACGTGCGCGAAGCTGCCCGTGCACCCCACCGCCGCCAATCGAGTCCAGCGTCTCCCCTGGTCCTGGCTGGAGTTCGAGCGGAACACGCCGGGGCTTGTCCTCCGGCGGGCTTGGGCTCAGGACCCGCACGCCAGGAGGTCAGACTTCCCGGTCCAGGTAGAGCAGCCCCGCTGGTGGCAACGGTTCGACTCGAAGGGTGCTGGGTGGCAGCGTCGCCTGTGCCTCCATCACCGCGCGCACCTCCCACAGCGGCGGCGGATTGAGGGCGAAGCCCGCCTGGAACATCCCCGACTCCACGCCCTGCACCAGCGCTTCCATCCCCTGCACCGGGTACACCTGCGAGTGCCCCGGCGCCTCCGGGTCCTTGATGCCCAGCACGGTCCGCAGCACCAGCGCGTTGAGCAACGCCAGGTCCAGGCTCCGCAGCGTGGGATTGCGCGGCGCCCCCTTCAGGTGCGCCAGGTCCAACCCCTGACGGAACCGAAGGATGCGGCCTCGGCCTCCCGGCAACACCAGCAGCACCGCGTGGTGCCCGGTGATGAGCGTGGCCAGTCGCTCTCGCGCCACCGCCAGACCGCGCGGGGTATTCAGGGGCTCATCCAGTTCGTAGACGCGCGCATACGCCGTCACCAGCGTGAGGAACGTCTCCTCCTTGAAGGTCTCCACGCCCTTGAGCGCGCGGTGGATGGGTAGCAACTCCAGCCCCGGGTCGGACAGCGGAACCACGGCCGCCAGCGTCGGGCCGCGCTCGTTCAACGCCGCCAGTGGGCGCATGGGCGCTTCATCCAGCACCGCTTGGAGCCGCTTCGACACGGGGGAAGGCTCGATGCGCCGCAGCGACAGGGTGTTCTGTCCGTAGCGCCCTTCCCACACGACGATGGCGCGCTCGGAAGCCTCCGCGAGCAATCCGCGCAGCACCCCATGGTCATCCGCGGTCAGCGTGATAGCGGGCTCCGCTTCCCAGGCCCTGGGCCGGTACGGGTCATGCTCCAGCGAGGCGCCCGCATCCGGGTTCAGGGCACACAGGAGGAAGCGCACCGGCGGGCCGCCGAGCTTGCCGGCGGGCCCCTGCACCTCCACCAAGTACATCGCGGGGCGTGAGTCCCTCAGCAGCGCGCCCGAGTCCCGCATGCGCCGCAGCTCCGCCGTGGGATTGGCTGCCTCCAGCAGGGGGCGGACGTGAGACGGCTGGGGCACCGCATTGCCACGCGGCACGTAGCCGCTGGGCTCCAGCGAGGAATCCAGCGAGCCAAGAAGGGCCGAAAATGGATTGACGCGCGCCATGTCGGGGGGAAGGTGGTGCCTCCTGCCCCGCCGTGCCATGGCGCTCGCCAGGTTGCTCCAGGCCGCGTCTACCACCAGACGTTCGTGTACGGCCGGTCCTTCTCTGAGCGGCCAGCCATCTTCAGGGCGGAGCGGTCCACGCTCTCCTCCCACAGCAGGCTCACCGTGGTGATGGCCCCCGCCGAACCGAGGAACGACAGGACGTACGGCGTGGACTGATCGAAACCACCCAGCACCACGCCGGAGAGGAGCAGCACCACCGCGCCCACGCCACCGCCGAAGATGTTGGCTCGGACGATTTGGGACGGCGTTGGGTTGTAACGCATGGTGGCCAGCGCCAGCGCGCCCGCGCCGATGCCCGGCGCCAGCAGCAGCGTGTCCCGCCACGTCTTGCCGGACACGGGCGTCCCGGAGAAGTGGATGATGGCCAACAGCAGCGCCGAGTAGGCCGCGCCCCAGCCCGCACCGGACGAAATCAACAAGCCGTCGTTGAGCGGAAGCTGGCCGCCGCCAATGCCCGCCGTGAGCCACGCGCCCAGCTCCGCGCCCAGGAAGGCGGACCACGTCAGGATGCCCGCGTCCTGCGTGAAGAGGTCCATCAGGCCCGCGGTGAACATGCCGCCCACCACCGAGTTGGCGATGCCGAAGTTGGCCATGGGGCGGTCCACCCAGTTGTTGAACTGCCACCACGATGAGGCACCGAAGCCCAGGCCCGCGCCGATGAGCGTGCCCGCCAGCATCGCCTCACGCGAGCTCTTGTCGAAGTTGAAGTCGCTGGCGAACGCCTGCGTGAAGAAGCCACCCAGAGCGCCCAGCGTCGTGTGATGCACGATGAAGCTGAAGCTGCCCGGACCGGAGAGGAACGGGCCCTGGCGCGGCCTGCCGTCCAGCATCACCCCTGTGTCCTCGATGGGAGGCACGCCCCGCTTCGCCATGGCCCGGTCGTCCGGCGTCAGCGGCGACTGCGGCTTCGTCCGCAGCGAGTCCGGATCCGGAGGCAGCGTGGGCGCGTCGCTCGCCGTCGCGGAATCGCCCGGATAGCGAGCCGGGTCCTGCGCATTCGACGGGGGATAGGCATTCTGCGCCGGGGGATAGCCCTGCGGCGTCTGCGGCTGCGCATACGGGTCCACCGGCTGCTGCGTCTGCGGCGGCTGCGCGTACGGGTCCACCGGCTGCGTGGACGACGGCGGTTGCGCATACGGATCCGCTGACGGCTGCTGCGTCTGCGGCTGCGCATACGGGTCCACCGGCTGCTGGGTCTGCGGCGGCTGCGCATACGGGTCCGCGGGCTGTGCGGACGCCGGCGGCTGCGCGTACGGGTCCGAGGGCTGCTGCGTCTGCGGCGGCTGCGCATGCGGGTCCGCGGGCTGCTGCGGCGCCGTCTGACGATACGTGGGCTGCGGAGGGGCCGCATAACCCGCGGGGGCAGACGGAGGCTGCGCAGACCCCGGGGATGGATAGGTTCCGCCAGCCTGCGCCTTCGCGGGCTCCGGAAGGACCAGCGCGAGAGCGAGGGCGGTGATGGGGAGATAGCTCCAGCTTCTCAATGATGACACGCAAGGACTCCTTCGGTCCGGCCGGACGGCAGAAAACCACAACCTGTCCTCGGGTGTCGGAAATTGGAGCGCCATCCGACCTTCCCTGTCCCCTCGTTCACAGCCACGCACTTCTTTTCCTCCGCGACGCGAATACGGCTCGCGTATCAGTGAGGCCCCATGCCTGAAGGCTTCTCGTGGTCCGAACTCGGCGTCGATTCGGCGCGCGTCCAAGTGGTGAAGGACCTCCCCCTTCCTTCCGGCCGCCGCGACTTCGTCCTCTACTGGTGCATGGTCAACCATCGCGCCGAGCAGAACCACGCGCTGGATGCCGCCATCGGTCTGGGCAACCACCTGGGCCTGCCCGTCGTCGTCTACCAGGCCATCCGTCCGGACTACCCCCATGCCTCCGACAGGCTCCACGCCTGGGCCCTGGAGGGGATGATGGACATGGCCACCGGCTGCGCCGCGCGCGGGCTGCCCTACTGGCTGGAGCTGCCCCGGACCTCGAAGGAGCACCGTCCCCGGCTGGCCCAACTCGGCCGGCGCGCCGCCGCCATCGTGTCGGACCTGTTCCCCACGTACATCATCCCGGGCCACCTGCGTGGCGCCGCCAAGGCCCTGGACGTGCCGCTGTTCTCCGTGGATGCGTCATGCGTGGTGCCCATGCAGCGCATCGCCACGCGGCAGATTGGCGCCTATACCTTGCGGCCCAAGCTGAAGAAGCTGTGGCCGGAGTACCTGGACCGCGCCGTGCCCAACCGCGCGGTGAAGGCCGCCGCGGCCGGACGCAAGCTGGAGCCGGACTTCGCCACGTCGGACGCACGCGAGGCCCGCGAGTCCCTGGACGCCTTCGACTTCGACCATTCGGTGGCGCCCATCAAGGAGCGCGGAGGACGCAAAGCGGGCCTTGAGGCGCTCCAGGCCTTCGTGCACCAACGGTTGGAGGGCTATGACGAAGGCCGCAACGACCCGGGCCTGGCGCGACAGTCCAACCTGTCCCCCTTCTTCCACTGGGGCAACCTCTTCGCGGGAGAGGCCGCGCGCGCCGCCATCCGCGCACGCGGCGCGCAGGATGCTTCGGTGCAGGGCTTCCTGGAGGAGCTGCTCGTCCGCCGTGAGCTGGGCTTCAACTACTGCCTCCACACGCCGGGGCCGCAGCAGCTCTCCGTGGCCTCCCTGCCTCCGTGGGCGAAGGAGACGCTCACCCGCCACCAGAAGGACGCGCGCGAGCACCGCTATTCGTTGAAGCAATTGGAGACAGCGCGGACCGCGGACGGCTTGTGGAACGCGGCCCAGCGCGAGCTGGTGGAGCGTGGCCGCATCCACAACTACCTGCGCATGCTGTGGGGGAAGAAAATCCTGGAGTGGACGCCATCCCCCCAGGAAGCGCTGCAACGCATCGCGTTCCTCAACGACAAGTACGCGGTGGATGGCAGGGACCCCGCAAGCGTCGCCAACTTCATGTGGGTGCTGGGACTGCATGACCGCCCCTTCCAGGAGCGGGAGGTGCTGGGCAAGGTGCGGCCCATGAGCTCCCTGCGCACGGCGACCAAGTACAACCTGGCACCCTACCTGGAGCGCTGGGGCCGCCCGGAGGACCCACCGGTGAAGCTCAAGCGCGTTCGCAAGGCGGCAGGCACGTGAGCAAGCCTGTTGACATCCGCGCGCCCAAAAGTGACACGGCGGTTCCATTCCCGCTCCGGCACGGCTAAACGCTCGAAGCGGGACACCGAGATCAGGAGCCAGCCATGGGAATGATGAAGTTCGATATCCCCCACTCCCTCCCCAAGGAGGAGGTCAAGCAGCGCGTCGATCAGCTGCTCCAGTACTGGGGCGGCAAGTACGGCGTGAAGGCGGACTGGCAGGGGGAAGGCGCGAAAATCGTCGGCAAGGTGATGGGCATCCAGATGGACGCCTCGTTCGTCATCACCGACAAGGCCGTCGAGGGTGAGGGCACCGACCCTGGCATGCTGCTGCGCGGCCAGGCCAAGAGCTACCTGCAGAAGAAGTTCGGCTCCGTGCTCGACCCGAGCAAGAGCCTGGACCAGGTGAAGAGCAGCCTGGACTGACGTGAAGCCCGGGACGCGGCCCCTGCCTCAGCGCAGGGGCTGCTCCTCCAACGCGGCCAGGGCGTAACGCGCCGCGCGAGAGATGGCATCCGCCGAGTCCGGCATCTCCGGGTAGTGCCCCGCGAGGGGACGCTGCGGGAAGCGAAGCTGGGCAATGGCGTTTCGGTAGCTGCGCCGCGCCGCCTCATGGTCCTGCGTGCGCTCGTGCACCTGCGCCAGGAGG from Myxococcus xanthus encodes the following:
- a CDS encoding cytochrome P450; its protein translation is MAQASIFEQILDPANRANPYPLYAELRKTPVAREADGTYIVSTYDEIVALLHDPRVSSDIRNLVRQAGATPSPQEGPPGLPEPFIRRDPPDHDRLRKLAMRPFGPPHTPGRIDALRPWLVETTTGLLDALAGKNQVDIVGDVAYPFPVTVICKLLGVPREDESRFHELADAGIETLDPTTGTIEQRKAKRDRTKAELGQYLAALADAHLRQPGGDLLSGFLTDNGPNGRMSREEVLSTAALLLVAGHETTVNLIANGMLTLLRHPGVFERLRREPELSIPLVEELLRYEPPVQFLPDRVTLADIDIAGTTIPQGSPLVLMLAAGSRDPERFDDPDRFMPDRPNNSHLGFGSGIHYCFGAPLARLEAQIALTELACRLEHPRLVADPPPYRPNPTLRGPLHLLVEVDGIRAAGVR
- a CDS encoding FAD-dependent oxidoreductase → MRVVVDLTRCQGYAQCAFLAPSVFRMQSGDALLYDSNPDDALREQIKRAAAACPVQAIHIGGMGTLAAMRKEPAQRRKPRGPVRLTDAEAAFKRGGRIVIVGASLAGLTAALMLRTQGFAGSLTLIGDEAYDPYDRPPLSKQVLTGWVKADHTLLPYSDELDADWHLGVRAMGLDLAGRQVLLADGNRVQFDRLLIATGARARPWPNDAEASLEGVEVVRTRDDAAQLQRRLAARPGRVLVIGGGFTGSEVASACRELGLPVTVTERGATPLVGALGGVVGAVAAALQRDHGVDLRCGVTVTRLEGDANGRLRRAHFSDGSTLNVDVAVVALGAIRNVEWLRDSGLAVTRWGVACDAACHAFDINGLVTGNIFVAGDVARVPHPIYDYQFLSLEHWGNAVTQAKIAAHNMLSPEADRWPHLAIPTFWSTQFGVNIKSVGVPTFSDALVITQGSLAERRFVAVYGYKGRVTAAVAFDQPKWLEFYQGLIDAAAPFPPAFRTVHQPAEMRPVPPEFPKRAVSDQEATVMVTGREPYERRVRWVYRHL
- the tnpA gene encoding IS66 family insertion sequence element accessory protein TnpA; translation: MSKPVEKQEWFRVAEAFEASGLTQKAFSSQRGVRLSTLQSWVYRRRRQHGSQAEVVRLLPVEVATRPTATESMLEVVTASGARVRFEEGTDVDYVARLVAALGR
- a CDS encoding tRNA1(Val) (adenine(37)-N6)-methyltransferase is translated as MFRSNSSQDQGRRWTRLAAVGCTGSFAHVLCNPSYRTRASGRSSMSMEKVIVWHELTCELQDVVRAADHLLVPRGALFMVYPASRFGELTSVRRLHRLEPRTVRCVHPLADRPAKRVLLHAVKAGRADLTVLPPLVLHGDDEHAFTDEVNAMLM
- the tnpB gene encoding IS66 family insertion sequence element accessory protein TnpB (TnpB, as the term is used for proteins encoded by IS66 family insertion elements, is considered an accessory protein, since TnpC, encoded by a neighboring gene, is a DDE family transposase.) encodes the protein MFALPASVRVVLATEPVDMRKSIDGLMALVRSAWGEDVYSGHLFAFVSRMGDRVKVLTWSRGGFVLLYKRLETGRFRLPPVDAGAQVVHLDATQLAMLLDGIDVAQVRRQPAWTPPGRTGT
- a CDS encoding transposase zinc-binding domain-containing protein encodes the protein MPPLLAEASDVGRGLPRYVERDFARYLECGVLVHGFARVRCESCKDELLVAFSCKGRGVCPSCNAKRAQVTAVHLVERVLPHVPFRQWTLSFPHRVRWIRIRPAKDVLRGVE
- the tnpA gene encoding IS66 family insertion sequence element accessory protein TnpA, which codes for MSKPVEKQEWFRVAEAFEASGLTQKAFSRQRGLRLSTLQSWVCRRRRQ
- the tnpC gene encoding IS66 family transposase, whose amino-acid sequence is MPRELPQDHFCPWREEAEELKAEVSRIGGEVDALKGQLAALQRHVFGRRAEKLPTVAAELRGDADSTAARAEAAKQKRRERASRKAEEAPAREIRHAVPTEARHCPACGGEDMKPLGKGRASVLYEYVPARFEKQVHVQEVLACACGRGVVTAPPPARVVDRGEYGPGFIAHVVTSKCADAMPLHRLAQRVERSGVPMSRSTLTDLFHQAASVLLPLSQHLLQCIAAADVVWADETPLRVLDVKKTRLGYLWTFLTQNEAGEWLIGYRFSMGRASRTPKEVLGGTSSALVVDAYTGYNAVTLPQGRVRVGCWAHCRRRFFDALATAPEARHAMDLILELYRVEAQARGADVVRTAAHRALRQLHSAPVLARLHVWLEEQTPRHPPKSPLGQAISYALKQWAALTRFVENERLPLDNNRAEAALRKAALGRKNFLFVGHEAAGENLAGLYALVATCEANQVNPEAYLADVLLRVQTHPNSRIDELLPHEWKRRRIADPPNSPLQLCI